The DNA sequence TTGCCGCGAATGTGGTCTATAACGGCGTGTTTGGTTTTCAAATTGTTGAGCTTATCGAAAGCGTATTGACCTATCTTTATCGCGTTTTCAATAAGATTTTCCTCTTCGATAGCTTCTATAACAGCAATGCCGGCCGCACAGGCGAGACAATTTCCGCCGAAAGTGGAAGCGTGGGTGCCCGGGACAAGCGAAGCGGCGACATTCGGCTTTGCCATCATCGCGCCAATAGCGACACCGCCGCCGAGCGCCTTGGCGAGCGTAATAATATCGGGGACGACATCGTAATGCTGATAGCCGAACCATTTTCCCGTCCGGCCCATTCCGGTTTGAACCTCGTCGAGTATCATCACGGCCTGGTTTTTATCGCAAAGCCGACGAATCGCTTTCATATATTCGGCAGTGGCGACGTTTATGCCGCCTTCGCCCTGAATAGGCTCAATCATCACGGCGGCAACTTCATCGTCAAACGCTTTTTCCATCGCGTCAATATCATTAAACGGCACATAGACAAAGCCGGGCACTACAGGCTGAAAATTTTCAAATTTTTTCGGCTGAGCCGTGGCGGTCATTGCGCCGAAAGTTCTGCCGTGAAAACTGCCCAGAGTAGTTATATATTTGTATTTGCCTTTGGGGGTATGGATTCTGGCAAGCTTCAGAGCGGCTTCGTTGGCTTCGGCGCCGCTGTTGCAGAAAAAGGTTTTTCCGCCGAAGGCGCGCTGGGCCAGTAATTTGGCGAGATTGCCCTGCAGCTCGGTATAAAACGTATTGTCCATATGCAGGAGAGTCTGTGCCTGTTTCTGGATTGCTTTTACAACCTTCGGATGGCAGTGGCCGATTCCGCTGACCGCCCAGCCGGGGAACATATCGAGAATTTTATTTCCGTCGATATCATATATATAGTTTCCCTGTCCGCGGTCGATAACCTTCGGCAGGCGGAAATAATTACCTATCACGTATTCATCGAACATTTTAATAACATCATTCGTGGTCATTTTTGTTTTTCATCCTTTACTTTACTATCTGAGTTCCGACACCTTCTTCGGTATAGATTTCGAGCAGCAGCGAATGGAGGATTCTGCCGTCGATTATGTGGGCCTTTTTCACGCCGCCGTCAAGGGCGATAAGACAGGCTTCAACTTTCGGCAGCATACCTTCGTTAATAACTCCGGACTGTATCATCTGCTTTATTTCGGCTTCGGTTGCGCTTGAAACGTTAC is a window from the Phycisphaerae bacterium genome containing:
- a CDS encoding aspartate aminotransferase family protein, whose product is MTTNDVIKMFDEYVIGNYFRLPKVIDRGQGNYIYDIDGNKILDMFPGWAVSGIGHCHPKVVKAIQKQAQTLLHMDNTFYTELQGNLAKLLAQRAFGGKTFFCNSGAEANEAALKLARIHTPKGKYKYITTLGSFHGRTFGAMTATAQPKKFENFQPVVPGFVYVPFNDIDAMEKAFDDEVAAVMIEPIQGEGGINVATAEYMKAIRRLCDKNQAVMILDEVQTGMGRTGKWFGYQHYDVVPDIITLAKALGGGVAIGAMMAKPNVAASLVPGTHASTFGGNCLACAAGIAVIEAIEEENLIENAIKIGQYAFDKLNNLKTKHAVIDHIRGKGLMIGIQLKSPGAQIVAKCLEKGLRINCTQDTVLRFMPSMTVAAKQIDDAVEILDNVLKNI